The Salvelinus sp. IW2-2015 linkage group LG6.2, ASM291031v2, whole genome shotgun sequence genome window below encodes:
- the LOC111965753 gene encoding LOW QUALITY PROTEIN: polyribonucleotide 5'-hydroxyl-kinase Clp1-like (The sequence of the model RefSeq protein was modified relative to this genomic sequence to represent the inferred CDS: inserted 3 bases in 3 codons) has protein sequence MYAMVTEGPEKTGEEGVVAGGGGTRFDLEKETELRFEVEAGEKVQLELLTGLAEVFGSELNRNKKYTFGPGSKIAVFTWQGCSVSLSGKTEVAYISKDTPMLLYLNVHTALEQMRRQAERDNERGPRVMVVGPTDVGKSTVCRLLLNYAVRLGRRPTLVELDVGQSGVSVPGTMSALCIERPADVEEGYSVQAPLVYHFGSTTPGTNIKLYNKLTSCLAEVFSQRCEXNRKASVGGCIINXCGWVKGSGYQALVHCASAFXVDVVLVLDQERLYNELKRDLPHFVRVVLVTKSGGVVERSKDCRRESRDEKIREYFYGFRSALFFPHAFDVRFSDVRIYKIGAPSIPDSCLPLGMSQDDTQLKLVPVTPGRDLTHHVLSVSCADEGEEGAGGVRRGVLESPVCGFIVVTNVDTQAQVMTVLSPAPRPLPRHTLLIMDIRFIDLK, from the exons ATGTATG CAATGGTGACTGAGGGCCCAGAGAAGACTGGTGAGGAGGGAGTGGTGGCTGGTGGCGGGGGGACGAGGTTTGACCTGGAGAAGGAGACTGAGCTGCGGTTCGAGGTGGAGGCCGGGGAGAAGGTGCAACTGGAGCTGCTCACAGGATTGGCGGAGGTCTTTGGCTCTGAGCTCAACCGCAACAAGAAGTACACGTTTGGACCAGGTTCCAAGATTGCTGTGTTCACCTGGCAGGGCTGTAGTGTTTCTCTCTCGGGGAAGACAGAG gtggcGTACATATCAAAGGACACACCCATGCTGCTCTACCTGAACGTACACACTGCACTGGAACAGATGAGACGACAGGCGGAGAGAGACAACGAGAGGGGACCACGG GTAATGGTGGTGGGGCCTACAGATGTGGGGAAGTCAACGGTGTGCAGGCTGTTGCTGAACTACGCTGTCAGGCTGGGCAGGAGGCCCACACTGGTGGAGCTGGATGTGGGCCAGAGTGGG GTGTCAGTCCCGGGCACAATGTCAGCACTGTGTATTGAGCGTCCGGCTGACGTGGAGGAGGGGTACTCCGTACAGGCTCCGCTGGTCTACCACTTTGGTTCCACCACTCCAGGAACCAACATCAAACTCTACAACAAG TTGACGTCGTGTCTGGCCGAAGTGTTCTCCCAGCGCTGTG GAAACAGGAAGGCCAGTGTGGGCGGCTGCATCATCA ACTGTGGCTGGGTGAAGGGTTCTGGCTACCAGGCCCTGGTCCACTGTGCCTCAGCCT AGGTGGATGTGGTTCTGGTGCTGGACCAGGAGAGGCTTTACAACGAGTTGAAGCGGGACCTACCGCACTTCGTCCGAGTTGTGCTTGTTACCAAATCCGGAGGGGTCGTGGAGCGCTCCAAAGACTGCCGGCGTGAATCTCGGGACGAGAAGATCCGGGAGTACTTCTACGGTTTTCGCAGTGCCTTGTTCTTCCCTCACGCTTTCGACGTGCGCTTTTCTGATGTGCGCATCTACAAAATCGGAGCGCCTTCCATCCCGGACTCATGCCTGCCGCTTGGCATGTCGCAGGACGACACCCAGCTGAAGCTAGTCCCTGTGACGCCCGGTCGTGACCTCACACACCACGTGCTGAGCGTAAGCTGTGCcgatgagggggaggagggggctggAGGGGTGCGCAGGGGTGTGCTGGAGAGCCCGGTGTGTGGGTTCATTGTGGTGACTAACGTAGACACACAGGCACAGGTGATGACCGTGCTCTCGCCCGCCCCCAGACCCCTCCCCAGACACACACTGCTCATCATGGACATTCGCTTCATCGACCTCAAATAG